One Tepidanaerobacter syntrophicus DNA segment encodes these proteins:
- a CDS encoding site-specific DNA-methyltransferase — protein MDILKIPTEKLKPSKYNPRKDLKPGDPEYEKLRRSIEEFGYVEPVIWNKRTGNIVGGHQRYKVLTALGYKEIDCVVLDLDEQREKALNVALNKISGEFDIPLLTDLLMDLNEDGFDVSLTGFDAAEIDELFRDKSTANVKEDNFDTEKAIAEIKIPVTKKGDIWVLGSHRLMCGDSTLLSDVQKLMDGQKARFVFTDPPWNVDYGSDTRHPSWKPRQILNDNMSTEEFGAFLLRAFKCMKEVSEAGCMTYVVMSAQEWGSLMNVMREAGYHWSSTIIWKKDSLVLSRKDYHTQYEPIWYGWLEGTRLCPLKDRKQSDVWEIPRPKVSEEHPTMKPVSLVAKAMLNSSHIGDLTLDLFGGSGTTMIAAQQTGRVCFMMELDSKYCDVIVKRYVSQFGADSVFLVTGSEKIPYAETQID, from the coding sequence ATGGATATACTGAAAATACCAACAGAAAAACTAAAACCATCTAAATATAATCCGCGGAAGGACTTAAAACCGGGCGATCCTGAATACGAGAAACTCCGCCGATCCATTGAAGAGTTTGGATATGTAGAGCCGGTCATATGGAATAAACGCACCGGGAATATTGTCGGCGGACATCAGCGTTATAAAGTACTTACAGCTTTGGGGTATAAGGAGATCGACTGTGTTGTACTTGATTTGGATGAACAGCGGGAAAAGGCGCTCAATGTCGCGCTGAATAAAATCAGTGGTGAGTTTGATATTCCGCTTTTGACCGATCTGCTTATGGATTTAAATGAAGATGGCTTTGATGTTTCTCTTACCGGGTTTGATGCTGCGGAAATTGATGAGTTGTTCCGTGATAAATCAACCGCTAATGTCAAAGAGGATAATTTCGATACAGAAAAGGCAATTGCAGAGATTAAAATTCCGGTCACTAAAAAGGGCGACATATGGGTACTTGGCAGCCACCGTCTGATGTGCGGTGACAGCACACTGCTTTCAGATGTGCAAAAGCTGATGGATGGGCAAAAGGCGAGATTTGTTTTCACCGACCCACCCTGGAATGTTGATTACGGTTCAGATACCAGGCATCCAAGCTGGAAGCCAAGACAAATTCTAAATGACAATATGAGCACCGAAGAATTCGGCGCTTTTTTATTGCGCGCTTTTAAATGCATGAAAGAGGTTTCTGAAGCCGGATGCATGACCTATGTGGTAATGAGTGCTCAGGAATGGGGCAGTTTGATGAACGTCATGCGGGAGGCAGGGTATCACTGGTCGAGCACAATTATATGGAAAAAAGACAGCTTGGTACTATCAAGAAAGGACTATCATACCCAGTACGAGCCGATCTGGTATGGTTGGCTTGAAGGAACACGCCTTTGCCCGCTTAAAGACCGTAAACAGTCAGATGTTTGGGAGATACCCCGTCCTAAAGTATCGGAGGAGCACCCTACCATGAAGCCGGTATCGCTTGTAGCAAAGGCAATGCTCAATAGTTCCCATATTGGAGATTTAACTCTTGACCTGTTCGGTGGTTCTGGTACGACAATGATTGCGGCACAGCAGACCGGGCGGGTTTGTTTTATGATGGAGCTTGACTCGAAATACTGCGATGTGATTGTAAAGCGCTATGTTTCACAATTTGGCGCAGATTCAGTATTCTTGGTAACAGGTAGTGAAAAAATACCTTACGCGGAAACACAGATTGATTAA
- a CDS encoding P27 family phage terminase small subunit yields the protein MAKDGTNRGGARIGAGQKKKPLADKILEGNPGRRKLMVMEFTDAAELEGESMPPPRDYLAAKQKNGKTTLAVEIYEKTWQWLKERRCVHLIPAQLIEQYAQSVARWIQCEECITEFGFLAKHPTTGNAIPSPYVAMSQSFMKQANNLWYQIYQVVRENCATEYKGATPHDDVMEKLLTARRGG from the coding sequence ATGGCAAAGGACGGTACCAACCGCGGTGGGGCACGTATCGGTGCAGGACAGAAGAAAAAACCTCTGGCGGATAAGATTTTGGAAGGAAATCCCGGCAGACGAAAGCTCATGGTAATGGAGTTTACGGATGCTGCAGAACTGGAAGGAGAGAGCATGCCGCCACCGAGGGATTATCTTGCTGCAAAGCAGAAGAACGGAAAAACAACACTGGCGGTGGAAATATACGAAAAAACATGGCAGTGGCTTAAGGAACGCAGGTGTGTTCACCTTATCCCTGCGCAGCTTATAGAGCAATATGCCCAGAGTGTGGCGCGGTGGATTCAGTGCGAGGAATGTATCACTGAATTTGGCTTTCTTGCTAAGCATCCGACGACTGGCAATGCCATCCCGTCACCTTATGTGGCTATGAGTCAAAGCTTTATGAAACAGGCCAATAACCTGTGGTATCAAATTTATCAAGTCGTGCGGGAAAACTGTGCTACCGAATACAAGGGGGCTACTCCCCACGATGATGTTATGGAAAAACTACTGACAGCCAGGAGGGGTGGCTGA
- a CDS encoding site-specific DNA-methyltransferase, translated as MNIQKISVEKLNPAAYNPRKDLKPGDKEYEKLKRSIEEFGYVEPVIWNQKTGNVVGGHQRLKVLLDLGQTEIDCVVVDLDLQREKALNLALNKIQGEWDENKLAELMAELDAGAFDVSLTGFDASEIDELLNRWYSKEAIQDSFDIDKAHEEIVQREPVTKRGDIWLLGNHRLMCGDSTKDEDFEKLMEGCHAQMAVTSPPYGVGKEYEKAGIEPWFETVRPVIRNLCRYADIVCWNLGDLYATGSQFIEPTSVYSVNMFLANGYRPIWIRIWKKQGQNFGVGPYHLVSNKPVQQYEYISAFSNKGETEEYNDQEYVWLSAFAGHSYKFVKRLTKEERKKWGYAGIWEMTTVRANKEHPAMFPVELPWRCIKMHSDKGGIVLEPFSGSGTTIIAAEQTERKCYAMELSPVYCDLAVKRWEEFTGEKAVKLEG; from the coding sequence ATGAACATACAAAAAATATCTGTTGAAAAACTTAATCCAGCAGCATACAACCCGCGCAAGGATTTAAAACCTGGCGATAAGGAATATGAAAAGCTAAAACGGTCAATAGAGGAATTTGGCTATGTGGAGCCTGTTATCTGGAACCAAAAAACAGGTAATGTGGTAGGCGGGCATCAACGCTTAAAGGTTTTGCTGGACTTGGGACAGACAGAGATAGATTGCGTTGTAGTGGATCTTGACCTGCAGAGAGAAAAAGCGCTTAATCTTGCCCTCAATAAGATTCAGGGAGAGTGGGACGAGAATAAACTGGCTGAACTGATGGCTGAGTTGGACGCAGGTGCATTTGATGTTTCGCTTACAGGGTTTGACGCTTCTGAAATAGACGAACTGCTTAACCGATGGTACTCCAAAGAGGCGATACAAGACAGCTTTGACATAGATAAAGCGCATGAGGAAATTGTGCAGCGCGAGCCTGTAACGAAGCGGGGCGATATCTGGCTTCTCGGGAATCATCGCTTGATGTGCGGCGACTCTACTAAGGATGAGGATTTTGAGAAGTTGATGGAAGGGTGTCACGCACAGATGGCAGTGACTTCCCCTCCATATGGGGTAGGCAAAGAATATGAAAAGGCCGGGATTGAACCATGGTTCGAGACAGTACGCCCAGTGATTAGAAACCTGTGCAGGTATGCAGATATTGTCTGCTGGAACTTAGGTGATCTCTATGCCACCGGCTCTCAGTTTATTGAACCCACCAGTGTTTACAGTGTGAATATGTTTTTGGCCAATGGTTACCGCCCTATCTGGATCCGCATTTGGAAGAAACAAGGGCAAAATTTCGGCGTAGGACCTTATCATCTTGTTTCAAACAAGCCGGTTCAGCAGTATGAGTATATTTCAGCCTTCAGCAATAAAGGAGAGACTGAGGAATATAACGATCAGGAATATGTATGGCTTTCAGCCTTTGCGGGACACAGTTATAAATTTGTGAAACGGCTTACAAAGGAAGAACGCAAGAAATGGGGCTATGCCGGGATATGGGAGATGACCACTGTCCGGGCAAACAAGGAGCATCCTGCAATGTTCCCTGTAGAGCTTCCATGGCGGTGCATCAAAATGCACAGCGACAAAGGCGGTATTGTGCTTGAGCCGTTCTCCGGCAGCGGCACTACTATAATTGCGGCTGAACAGACCGAGCGTAAATGCTACGCAATGGAGTTATCCCCTGTTTACTGTGATTTAGCTGTTAAGCGCTGGGAGGAATTCACCGGCGAAAAAGCCGTCAAACTGGAGGGTTAA
- a CDS encoding DUF4314 domain-containing protein codes for MSARGFPSKETVLRIKEQYPPGTRVELICMDDPYSKLKPGDQGTVSFVDDIGTVHINWDCGSSLGVAYGIDVIRKL; via the coding sequence ATGAGTGCAAGAGGCTTCCCTTCAAAAGAAACAGTCCTTCGCATTAAAGAGCAGTATCCGCCGGGAACACGTGTTGAGCTTATCTGCATGGATGATCCGTATTCTAAGCTGAAACCGGGAGACCAAGGAACAGTATCTTTCGTGGATGATATCGGAACCGTTCATATCAACTGGGACTGCGGTTCTTCTTTGGGTGTAGCCTATGGTATAGATGTGATCAGAAAGCTGTAA